In the Duncaniella freteri genome, one interval contains:
- a CDS encoding cytidylyltransferase domain-containing protein: MNILITICARGGSKGIPGKNIKPVGGKPLLAYSVETARRFSDRFASQKDSDGNNGVDTVLSTDSEAIKSVAREYGLSTDYVRPDYLANDTCGKPDAIRDVLCYAQEHYGRNYDYVIDLDVTSPIRTVEDVEACLRLIIANPEAKTIFSVNPCARNPYFNQVQEDGNGYCQVVLGGKYTTRQSAPKVYDMNASIYVYRPEALMCEHPRAVTDKSLFYVMDHVCFDLDEPSDYDYLAYLIETGKIEL; encoded by the coding sequence ATGAATATTCTGATTACCATATGTGCGCGAGGGGGGTCGAAAGGGATTCCCGGTAAGAATATAAAACCGGTTGGAGGAAAACCGTTGCTGGCATATTCTGTTGAGACGGCAAGGCGTTTTTCCGATCGTTTTGCCTCGCAAAAGGACTCGGATGGGAATAATGGTGTGGACACAGTGCTTTCCACCGACTCTGAAGCTATCAAGAGTGTGGCGCGGGAGTATGGACTTTCTACCGATTATGTACGTCCTGACTATCTTGCGAATGACACCTGTGGTAAGCCTGATGCCATCCGTGATGTGCTATGCTATGCTCAGGAACACTATGGCAGGAATTACGACTATGTGATAGATCTTGATGTGACGTCACCCATCCGTACGGTCGAAGATGTTGAGGCCTGTCTCAGGCTTATTATTGCCAATCCTGAAGCCAAGACGATATTTTCGGTTAATCCATGTGCCCGCAATCCTTATTTCAATCAGGTCCAGGAAGATGGGAATGGATATTGCCAAGTGGTGCTTGGAGGAAAATACACCACGCGCCAAAGTGCTCCGAAGGTATATGATATGAACGCGTCGATCTATGTATACCGTCCCGAGGCACTGATGTGTGAGCATCCCAGAGCCGTGACTGATAAGTCATTGTTTTATGTTATGGACCATGTGTGTTTCGATCTTGACGAACCGTCCGATTATGATTACCTCGCCTATCTTATAGAGACAGGTAAAATAGAGTTGTGA
- a CDS encoding chloride channel protein, whose amino-acid sequence MPTDTPNNTCDNTYAEPQWQLGSLPPSVSLYVLAALVGLITGGCAFLLKSIIRWLSILVVNHFSIVGVNWALLIVPLAGIVLTVALQRYGFRRNIEHGLDKIDAMVKQKICDIPATYTYGPIMASTLTLGFGGSAGAEGPIASTGAALASQLGRWVGLPPRLMMIIIGCGAGAGIAGIFKAPIGGMMFTLEVMGMSMSTVSMIALTIACVIGGMTSYGLTGFTLDVPLTHPQYFDPHMSGWIIVLGVLCGVYSIFYYRMAGWTGTLLEKLRSPWVRALVSGGILSVLVFMFPSLYGEGYSTMANLIDGDLHTMTEFSFWHKQGMPTVETVMIVCGAVAAVKGVACAATNSGGGVAGDFAPTLFAGCMAGFFFGGLLNHLFGLQLPLGNCALIAMAGTMAGIIQAPLMSMFIVVEMTGYYGMMFPVVICSVVSYATVWCLSIRNKR is encoded by the coding sequence ATGCCAACCGACACCCCTAACAACACCTGCGACAACACATATGCCGAGCCGCAATGGCAGCTTGGATCTTTGCCTCCGTCTGTATCGCTGTATGTACTTGCGGCACTCGTAGGACTTATCACTGGTGGATGCGCATTTCTGCTTAAATCCATCATCAGATGGCTGTCTATACTGGTTGTCAACCATTTCAGCATTGTCGGTGTCAACTGGGCACTTCTCATTGTGCCACTCGCAGGAATCGTACTCACAGTGGCACTCCAACGCTACGGTTTCAGACGTAATATCGAGCATGGTCTCGATAAGATCGATGCAATGGTGAAACAGAAAATCTGTGATATCCCGGCCACATATACCTATGGTCCGATAATGGCATCCACACTGACCCTTGGATTCGGAGGGTCAGCAGGAGCCGAAGGTCCTATAGCCTCCACCGGAGCAGCACTCGCGAGCCAACTTGGGCGATGGGTGGGACTACCGCCTCGACTGATGATGATAATCATAGGATGCGGCGCAGGAGCAGGAATCGCTGGCATATTCAAGGCACCGATAGGAGGGATGATGTTCACGCTCGAAGTCATGGGGATGTCAATGTCCACTGTATCGATGATAGCTCTGACCATAGCATGTGTCATAGGCGGTATGACAAGCTATGGCCTCACAGGATTCACTCTCGACGTCCCATTGACTCATCCTCAGTACTTCGACCCTCACATGAGCGGATGGATCATTGTGCTGGGTGTGCTCTGCGGCGTATACTCGATATTCTATTACCGGATGGCAGGATGGACCGGCACACTACTTGAAAAGTTACGCTCGCCATGGGTAAGAGCCCTGGTATCCGGCGGCATCCTTTCGGTGCTTGTATTTATGTTCCCATCACTCTATGGCGAGGGATATTCCACAATGGCTAATCTTATCGACGGAGACCTGCACACAATGACCGAATTCTCATTCTGGCACAAGCAAGGAATGCCCACTGTTGAGACTGTGATGATAGTGTGTGGTGCGGTTGCAGCTGTGAAGGGTGTAGCATGTGCAGCCACTAACAGCGGAGGCGGTGTGGCAGGAGACTTTGCCCCCACCCTTTTTGCAGGGTGTATGGCAGGATTCTTTTTCGGTGGACTGCTCAACCATCTTTTCGGGCTTCAACTGCCTCTCGGCAACTGCGCACTTATAGCAATGGCGGGCACTATGGCGGGAATAATCCAGGCTCCGCTCATGTCAATGTTCATTGTAGTGGAGATGACCGGATATTATGGAATGATGTTTCCTGTGGTCATATGCTCCGTGGTATCATATGCCACAGTATGGTGCCTGTCAATCCGGAATAAAAGATAA
- a CDS encoding elongation factor G, translating to MKVYQTNEIKNIALLGSKGSGKTTLAEAMLYECGVIKRRGTVEAGNTVSDSFPVEKEYGYSVFSTVFYAEFLGKKLNVIDCPGADDFVGNAITALNVTDTGVILINAQYGVEVGTQNIFRTTQKLKKPVIFALNQLDGEKADYENVIEEMREHFGNKVVTVQYPIQCGAGFNAMIDVLLMKKYSWGPDGGVPTIEEIPADQMEHARELHQALVEAAAENDETLMDKFFEEGHLTEDEMRAGIRKGLVDRSIYPVFCVSAAKDMGVRRMMEFLGNVVPFVNDMPAPVTTDNVEVKPDSNAPLSLYFFKTTVEPHIGEVSYFKVMSGTLTPGVDLDNVTRGSKERIAQLYCVCGGIKSQVDKLCAGDIGATVKLKDVRTGNTLDAKDCDYRFDFIRYPEPKYRRAIRPVTESDAEKLMTILTRMHEEDPTWVVEQSKELKQTILSGQGEFHLRTLKWRVENNDKLPIMFEEPRIPYRETITKAARADYRHKKQSGGAGQFGEVHLIIEPYTEGMPAPDTYKFGSQEFKMSVRDTQEIPLSWGGKLVVHNCIVGGAIDARFIPAIVKGLMDRMEQGPLTGSYARDVRVCIYDGKMHPVDSNEISFRLAGRNAFSEAFRNANPKVLEPIYDVEVMVPGDVMGDVMSDLQGRRAIIMGMESDNGFEKIIAKVPLKEMGSYSTALSSITGGRSAFTMKFASYELVPSDVQDKLLKEYAEKSQADE from the coding sequence ATGAAAGTCTATCAAACCAACGAGATTAAAAACATTGCCCTTCTCGGAAGCAAGGGCTCGGGTAAAACCACGCTCGCTGAAGCTATGCTTTACGAGTGTGGAGTGATAAAACGTCGTGGCACCGTTGAAGCGGGCAACACCGTATCCGATTCTTTCCCGGTTGAGAAGGAATATGGCTATTCGGTATTCTCTACTGTGTTCTATGCTGAATTTCTCGGCAAGAAACTCAATGTGATTGACTGCCCTGGAGCCGATGACTTCGTGGGTAACGCCATCACAGCTCTTAACGTCACAGACACCGGTGTCATTCTCATTAATGCCCAATATGGTGTGGAGGTGGGCACACAGAATATATTCCGCACAACTCAGAAACTCAAGAAACCTGTGATATTCGCTCTCAATCAGCTTGATGGTGAGAAAGCGGATTATGAAAACGTGATCGAAGAGATGCGTGAGCATTTCGGCAATAAGGTCGTGACTGTGCAGTATCCGATTCAGTGCGGAGCCGGCTTCAATGCTATGATCGACGTTCTGCTTATGAAAAAATACTCCTGGGGTCCTGACGGCGGTGTCCCCACTATAGAGGAGATCCCTGCCGATCAGATGGAGCATGCCCGTGAACTTCATCAGGCTCTTGTCGAGGCTGCTGCCGAGAATGACGAGACCCTGATGGATAAGTTCTTTGAAGAGGGACATCTTACCGAGGATGAGATGCGTGCAGGCATCCGTAAAGGTCTTGTGGACCGTTCGATCTACCCTGTGTTCTGCGTAAGTGCAGCTAAGGACATGGGTGTGAGGCGTATGATGGAATTCCTTGGCAATGTGGTGCCTTTTGTCAATGATATGCCTGCTCCGGTAACTACAGACAATGTCGAGGTCAAGCCTGACAGCAATGCACCTCTTTCATTATATTTCTTCAAGACGACTGTGGAGCCTCATATCGGTGAGGTCAGCTATTTCAAGGTGATGTCGGGTACGCTTACTCCAGGTGTCGATCTTGACAACGTGACACGAGGCTCGAAAGAACGTATCGCGCAGCTCTATTGTGTGTGCGGAGGCATTAAGTCTCAGGTGGATAAGCTCTGTGCCGGCGACATCGGAGCTACGGTCAAGCTTAAGGATGTGCGCACCGGCAACACTCTTGATGCCAAGGATTGCGATTATCGTTTCGATTTCATCCGTTATCCCGAACCTAAGTATCGCCGGGCTATCCGTCCTGTCACTGAAAGTGATGCCGAGAAACTGATGACTATTCTTACCCGTATGCATGAAGAGGATCCCACATGGGTTGTCGAGCAGAGTAAGGAACTGAAACAGACTATTCTTTCAGGTCAGGGCGAGTTCCATCTGCGCACTCTCAAGTGGCGTGTGGAGAACAACGATAAGCTCCCGATCATGTTTGAGGAGCCGCGCATACCTTATCGTGAGACCATCACCAAGGCAGCACGTGCCGACTATCGTCACAAGAAGCAGAGCGGTGGTGCAGGTCAGTTTGGTGAAGTACATCTCATCATTGAGCCTTATACAGAGGGAATGCCTGCTCCTGACACATATAAGTTCGGCAGTCAGGAATTCAAGATGAGTGTACGTGACACTCAGGAGATACCTCTGTCATGGGGTGGCAAACTTGTGGTCCACAACTGTATTGTTGGTGGTGCCATTGATGCCCGGTTTATTCCTGCCATAGTCAAGGGGCTTATGGACCGTATGGAACAGGGTCCGCTGACAGGTAGCTATGCCCGTGATGTAAGAGTATGTATCTACGACGGCAAGATGCATCCTGTTGACTCAAATGAGATCTCTTTCCGTCTGGCAGGCCGCAACGCTTTCTCCGAAGCATTCCGCAATGCCAATCCTAAGGTACTTGAACCTATCTATGATGTGGAGGTTATGGTGCCGGGTGATGTGATGGGCGATGTGATGAGCGATCTTCAGGGACGTCGAGCCATAATCATGGGCATGGAAAGTGATAACGGTTTTGAGAAGATTATTGCTAAAGTTCCTCTCAAGGAAATGGGCAGTTACTCTACAGCTCTGTCATCGATCACAGGCGGGCGTTCGGCATTCACCATGAAGTTCGCATCCTATGAACTTGTTCCTTCCGATGTTCAGGACAAGCTTCTCAAGGAGTACGCCGAGAAGAGCCAGGCTGATGAATAG
- a CDS encoding ROK family protein produces the protein MAKRYVVGIDIGGTHTVFGIVDTDGHIVACDKIMTGEYPELSDYISSLAKAVTEQISANGLEGQIEGIGIGAPAVNHNTGVIEGAVDLPWPSPIPLKEMMESATGLPVSATNDANAAAIGEQIYGAGRGLSDFIILTLGTGIGSGIVSDGHLVHGHRGLAGELGHTIIRPGGRQCSCGRKGCLETYASARGIVHTAIEMIAEFPDMKSVLSEIPPKDLCSADIGNAAANGDQLAIRVLKYTGEILGEACANFCAYSSPQAIVFFGGVTKAGDHLINPIRESLAKHILYIYKDQVEITTSQLPHNDAAVLGAAAAAW, from the coding sequence ATGGCAAAACGTTACGTAGTGGGCATAGATATAGGCGGCACCCACACCGTATTCGGCATCGTGGATACAGACGGACACATCGTAGCCTGCGACAAGATAATGACAGGCGAATATCCTGAATTGTCCGACTATATCTCATCACTCGCCAAAGCTGTCACTGAACAGATTTCAGCCAACGGCCTGGAAGGACAGATCGAAGGCATAGGCATCGGAGCACCGGCAGTAAATCACAATACTGGAGTGATCGAGGGAGCTGTAGATCTTCCATGGCCATCACCCATCCCGCTCAAAGAGATGATGGAAAGTGCCACCGGACTCCCTGTATCAGCCACCAACGACGCTAACGCGGCAGCTATAGGCGAACAGATATACGGTGCAGGAAGAGGTCTGTCAGACTTCATAATCCTTACTCTCGGAACCGGAATCGGGAGCGGCATTGTCAGTGACGGACATCTCGTGCACGGACACCGCGGACTCGCTGGAGAACTTGGTCACACCATCATACGTCCCGGAGGACGCCAATGCAGCTGCGGGCGCAAAGGATGCCTTGAGACTTATGCATCCGCCAGAGGGATAGTGCATACTGCCATCGAAATGATCGCAGAATTCCCCGACATGAAATCCGTACTGAGTGAAATCCCTCCAAAGGACCTATGCTCGGCAGATATAGGCAATGCGGCCGCCAACGGTGATCAGCTTGCCATACGTGTGCTCAAATATACAGGTGAGATTCTCGGAGAAGCTTGCGCCAATTTCTGTGCCTATTCATCCCCTCAGGCAATAGTGTTCTTCGGAGGTGTAACCAAAGCAGGCGACCATCTGATAAACCCCATACGAGAATCTCTCGCAAAGCATATACTTTACATATATAAAGACCAGGTTGAGATCACCACATCACAGCTTCCACACAATGATGCGGCAGTGCTCGGTGCAGCAGCGGCAGCATGGTGA
- a CDS encoding IS4 family transposase, which produces MNQGKFVFSQVIEFIPRYWFDKLVKQYKGDWHVKNLTSYNHLLHLLFGQLTGCDSLRDICLCLEAHSKILYHLGFRNTVNHTSLSRANESRDYRIFEGLGFYLIGLVRPMYSKVQLSEITIDNVIYALDSTTISTSIKLAAWALGKYSKGAVKMHTLLDLRGSIPTNIHITDGKWHDSNELDMLTPEPFAFYVMDKAYVDFKALFKFHQSQAFWVSRPKENMKFTTIEQLAIPDTTPSIIEDSRIRVTGYKSCKLYPEDMRFVRVYDMDNDAIVDFISNNFEVSALEITNLYRHRWDIEVFFKWIKQNIVVKNLWGFSENAVKVHIWTAIIAYLTVARIKANYNSCYSITEVATLIRISALERVDLRWLMTKQDPSTNSDQNVKELSLFDDF; this is translated from the coding sequence ATGAATCAAGGAAAGTTCGTGTTCTCCCAAGTCATCGAGTTTATACCGCGCTACTGGTTCGATAAGCTGGTAAAGCAATATAAAGGCGATTGGCATGTAAAGAATCTCACCAGTTACAACCACCTCCTTCATCTGCTCTTTGGTCAATTGACAGGGTGTGATTCACTTAGAGACATTTGTCTATGTTTGGAAGCCCACTCGAAAATCCTATATCACCTCGGTTTTCGCAACACAGTGAACCATACATCATTGTCTCGCGCAAACGAAAGCAGGGATTATCGTATTTTTGAGGGACTTGGGTTTTATCTTATCGGATTGGTTAGACCAATGTATTCAAAGGTTCAACTCTCAGAGATAACCATAGACAACGTAATTTATGCGTTGGACTCCACGACCATATCCACAAGCATAAAACTCGCAGCGTGGGCGTTGGGCAAATACAGCAAGGGGGCAGTTAAAATGCATACTTTGCTTGATTTACGAGGAAGTATACCCACCAACATCCATATCACTGATGGTAAATGGCATGACAGTAACGAACTCGACATGCTCACACCGGAACCATTCGCTTTTTATGTAATGGACAAGGCGTATGTTGACTTCAAGGCACTGTTCAAATTCCATCAGTCGCAGGCATTCTGGGTGTCACGCCCAAAAGAGAACATGAAGTTCACAACCATAGAGCAGTTGGCTATCCCCGATACGACCCCAAGTATCATAGAAGACTCTCGGATTCGTGTCACCGGATACAAGTCCTGCAAGCTCTATCCTGAGGATATGAGATTCGTAAGAGTATATGACATGGACAATGATGCCATTGTTGATTTCATATCCAATAACTTTGAAGTCAGCGCATTGGAAATCACCAATCTTTATCGTCACCGTTGGGATATAGAGGTTTTCTTCAAGTGGATTAAGCAGAACATCGTCGTCAAGAATCTTTGGGGATTCTCCGAAAATGCCGTTAAAGTCCACATTTGGACTGCCATCATAGCCTATCTGACGGTAGCAAGAATAAAAGCCAATTATAACAGCTGCTATTCTATTACCGAGGTGGCGACCTTGATCAGAATCTCTGCCTTGGAGCGTGTCGACCTGCGATGGCTTATGACCAAACAAGACCCATCAACCAATTCAGACCAAAATGTCAAAGAACTCTCTTTATTTGATGATTTTTAA
- a CDS encoding alpha-L-fucosidase translates to MKKILFSALAALALSATTAYAADKYIPSEEVKRSQKEFSADRFGIFIHWGIYSMFGQGEWYLNYGVKADEYAKAAKGFYPIDFNAEEWARAIKGSGAKYICFTSRHHDGFSMWDTKQSDYNIVKSTPFKRDIVKELSEACQKEDLKLHLYYSHIDWTRPDYPRGRTGLSTGRDSTYSDWDNYYKFMNAQLTELLTNYGPIRAIWFDGVWDHDQDTVPFDWQLGPQYEMIHRLQPACLVGNNHHITPFEGEDIQIFERDAPGENTAGLSGQEISRLPLETCQTMNGMWGYKVIDTNYKSTTELIRFLVKTAGLGANLLLNIGPQPNGELPATALDRLKDMGEWLSVNGETIYGTEGSPFAEQSWGTATRNGDRLFLHVIKPGTTEIIIPSDLKVKKAETFASRTPVETKKSKDGTILRMDATPDVPDHIIEVTIKK, encoded by the coding sequence ATGAAAAAAATTTTATTCTCAGCTCTTGCCGCATTGGCATTATCAGCCACTACGGCATATGCCGCCGACAAATACATACCGTCCGAAGAGGTAAAGCGTTCTCAAAAAGAATTTTCGGCCGACCGCTTCGGCATATTCATCCACTGGGGCATATACAGCATGTTCGGTCAAGGGGAATGGTATCTCAACTACGGCGTAAAGGCCGACGAATACGCCAAAGCCGCCAAAGGGTTCTACCCTATTGACTTCAATGCCGAAGAATGGGCCCGCGCCATCAAAGGTTCGGGAGCAAAATATATCTGCTTCACATCACGGCACCACGACGGATTCTCCATGTGGGACACAAAGCAAAGCGACTATAATATAGTAAAGTCCACCCCTTTCAAACGTGATATCGTAAAGGAGCTGTCAGAGGCTTGCCAGAAAGAGGACCTCAAACTTCATCTCTACTACTCTCACATCGACTGGACTCGCCCCGACTATCCGCGTGGGCGCACCGGGCTCAGCACCGGACGCGACTCAACTTACTCCGACTGGGACAATTACTACAAGTTCATGAATGCCCAGCTCACAGAGCTTCTTACAAATTACGGACCTATACGTGCCATATGGTTTGACGGAGTATGGGACCACGATCAGGACACAGTGCCTTTCGACTGGCAACTCGGACCTCAGTACGAGATGATACATCGCCTGCAACCGGCATGCCTTGTAGGAAACAACCATCATATCACCCCATTCGAAGGTGAAGATATACAGATATTCGAGAGAGATGCTCCAGGAGAGAATACAGCAGGTCTGTCCGGACAGGAAATAAGCCGGCTTCCGCTTGAGACATGCCAGACCATGAACGGCATGTGGGGCTACAAAGTAATCGACACAAATTATAAAAGCACTACCGAACTGATCCGTTTCCTTGTAAAGACAGCCGGACTCGGAGCCAATCTGCTACTCAATATCGGTCCGCAGCCTAACGGCGAACTTCCAGCAACAGCTCTTGATCGACTTAAGGATATGGGAGAATGGCTGAGTGTCAACGGCGAAACCATCTATGGGACTGAAGGCAGCCCATTTGCCGAACAGTCGTGGGGCACCGCTACCCGCAACGGCGACAGGCTCTTCCTTCATGTCATAAAGCCAGGCACCACCGAGATCATTATTCCGTCTGACCTGAAAGTAAAAAAAGCGGAGACCTTCGCATCCCGCACTCCTGTGGAGACAAAAAAATCCAAAGACGGTACCATCCTCCGAATGGACGCCACTCCCGATGTGCCTGACCATATCATAGAAGTGACTATAAAAAAGTGA
- a CDS encoding copper homeostasis protein CutC: MKQITLEICAGDIDSVKAAVAGGADRVELCSALGEGGVTPSLGFIAAAKNIRGIRVHVLIRPRGGDFIYTPDEVECMRSDIAMCRSLGVDGVVIGALTPGGDIDMETCKRLVDEADNMSITFHRAFDMAEDPDEALEDIISLGCDRLLTSGMAPTALDGIPTLMHLRERAEGRIRIMAGAGVSPATAPAILKAAAADDLHASARTKVTSPVKFRRESVKMGTPDADEFSRLTTSATIVRNLKDIITEYNTIH, translated from the coding sequence ATGAAACAAATCACTCTTGAAATCTGCGCCGGAGATATCGACAGCGTAAAAGCAGCCGTTGCCGGAGGAGCCGATCGCGTAGAACTATGCAGCGCACTCGGTGAAGGTGGCGTCACTCCGTCATTAGGATTCATAGCCGCCGCAAAAAATATACGAGGCATCAGGGTGCACGTGCTCATACGTCCGCGAGGAGGCGATTTCATATATACCCCCGATGAGGTGGAATGCATGCGCTCCGACATCGCCATGTGCCGGAGTCTCGGAGTTGACGGTGTGGTAATAGGGGCACTCACTCCAGGAGGTGATATTGACATGGAGACCTGTAAAAGACTTGTGGATGAAGCCGACAACATGAGCATCACTTTCCATCGTGCATTCGATATGGCAGAAGACCCCGACGAGGCTCTCGAAGATATCATCTCACTCGGATGCGACCGCCTGCTCACTTCGGGAATGGCACCTACTGCTCTTGACGGCATCCCTACCCTCATGCATCTGCGTGAGCGTGCAGAAGGCCGCATAAGGATTATGGCAGGAGCCGGAGTGTCACCAGCAACAGCCCCAGCCATACTTAAGGCGGCAGCAGCGGACGATCTGCATGCATCAGCACGAACCAAAGTCACCTCCCCGGTAAAATTCCGTCGTGAAAGCGTGAAGATGGGCACACCTGATGCCGACGAGTTCTCACGTCTCACCACATCCGCCACAATAGTGCGCAACCTTAAAGACATAATCACCGAATATAATACCATACACTGA